aacatatgaattaaatatatgaaaGGGTCTATAATGAATTGGTAGGaattaaaacagcaaaaaattaaCATCAATGAAGTTTTCCTGCTCCAGAAAAGGTTGATGTTTATCTATATATCCGTCCATCTCTTTATGAGCTGAATattagctgaatagtattctttATTAGCTGAatattaacataaaaataaaaaataaaacttctactCACTTTGACAGAGATACTCCCCCAGCTTTTCCAATCATTTCTTCATGGTGTAATACTGAGTGGTTCCATGGAATACGGAGGAACTTTAAGAGTGTTCTCATCCACCGTTCAGGATGTAAGACAAGTTGTTCATAGTGAACTAACATGCATTTTTTATAACCAACCTCCATACACTGATTATACATGGTCTCTATGGCACGATTCCACTTGATCAAACAGTCTCTATAACTGTTCAGATCAAATCCAGCTATAGTAACTTTTCGAGAAATCATTGAATGTACTGATGCCCGGCCATCTCGGACCATCAGAAGAAATTTGGCATTAGGGAATAACCTGGCAAGGTAAATTAAGGATTTCAGGGCAAAAGGATCTTTGTTACATAAATAAGGGGCAGGCTCCCCATGTTTAACAATTATTTCTAACAAGAAGGCTTGCATGGCAGAATCCAGCACTTCATCAGTGACACCTGCCTCATCCAAGCGTATCTTCTCTTTACTTGACCGTGACCACATTTGCTTCAGGGCCAGTATTCGGGGAATGACCCTGGTTTCCTCTCCACAGCGAATGTCAGGGTGTGCATCTAACATGGCTCTCATGAGTGTGGTTCCACTCCGAGGCACACCTCCAATAAATATTAAAGGCATATCCTTGTGATAGGCAAAGGTTTTGTTGGCTTTGACATCCAAGATAGTTCGCACAGTGGTCTTTGTGCTCTCCAATTTGACTGGCTGGCTACGTTCCTCTATTCGGTGATGGCATTCCATGGCATGCTGCCCCAAGTAAAACACTGTCACAGAACTAATCACCAGACATGCCAATAGTAAGTTCTGCTTCAGTTTTCCAACCATCTTGATATTATTCTGTTATTAACTAGGTATTTTCCTAGAAGTGATTTTCAGAGAATGTTCAGGCCATGGAGATTTTACTTCAGAAAGTTGATCAACATCtagtaggaaaaggaaaaagttatTTTATCATCATGTTAATATTATTCATAAATTAACCACCAGTATCATAATTACATTTTAACTAGAAAGAAACTGAAGCAGTCTTGGATGCTTTGATATACTTTGAACACAAGTATAtacaaatatttgcaaacataAATCTAGATTTataaacaaacagacacagcctTTCTTAATTTAACAATTTTGAAACTATGCACCTGACACCGagtggaaaaatatataaaaccacTGCTATCAGTAAGTCAGGCAAATATTTAATATGCCCAAGCATGCTTGGAGTCCATCTCACGGTTCATTTCTGGTATCAAGGTTTGCTTCACCCCCAAGAAATCACAGACTCCACAAGCTACTATAAAGAAAGGTTAGAGAACAAACATTCAAATTCCAAATCTTTAACACAGATTTGTTTTATTCATCCCACAATTTATTTTATGGTCCTAAAGGTGAggtaggagtccaggatcaccagcagccaaccttcgGTGAGAGCTTGTACTCAGATACAGcttaatttggacactttcacagcctcagaactataagcttttaacctaaacTCCCTATTTTGGCAGCatgtagcaaactaaaacaagcacCTAAGTCTGTGTGAGGGACCCAGTAAAGGTTttatggaaagagagagagggaatgcTAAGGAACAGGACCTTGTATACAGAAGCACGACATGATAGAACACAGCTTAATTAGGTAACAGGAAATAGTTCAAGAGAGCTGGTGCATAGAGTGTAAAGAAAattgcatatgtatatatgtctgtGACCTAGCCCTCAGAAGGACAGATAAGATTTGGACACACAGAGGATTCTAAACTGACGATACACTATAAGTAAAGACATGGACATGTAAAAGCAGAGGCATGTGTGTGAAACATTAGAACTGCTAGATTAGATGGAGAAAGCATACAATACTGAGAAGGAGGGGAATTAAACTATACCTAGAGAAAAAAATTTACCCCAAATCCTCCAAGGGCAAGTATACCTTTGGGAAATAACTAACTATactagaaaaaaagaatacattttgaaagGCAGGTCTTCCACCTATGACCTAATGAAAAGGTAGGTAAAATCTTCTCCCCAGAAACcaattaaaatggataaaattgattaaaaaatactttttcagTACTATAGGAATTTACCAAAGGAATATAACAATGGGAATCATTTGTGCTAGAAAAACTGTTGAATATTGGGTAAGGACAGTGAGAGTCAATGGCATTCTTGCTTAAGGCTACTTACTCCCACTACCCACAAAAACTAATTAAGCACAGGGGTTCTATACAGCAAAGCAAACTGCTTTGGTGTCAGGGTTGAAAGGAGCTGTCAAAATTAggagtttgaagttattttacgaatcccaaaaagaaaaagattatgttcttgaactaatccattcctgtgggtgtggagctCTTTTGATTGGATGATATCAATGAGGAGTGATCAAGTTGGGTACCTGCCCTTCTAGTGGAgatttatataaacagagacaccaAGAGAGACATACAGAGAAAGGAtgctgccattttttatcctgccatgtgaggaaGGACTCGAGGATTGCTAGCAGTCAAagttaagcatgaagcccccaagaggttgggcccatggagcagctcaaggctgaagagatgagccatatgctgatagctcacagctgaacttcaGAAGAAAGAgcagcagccaagactgagaaaggaggcctgggagaggaagcctggaaagagataagctctatacctggttgcccacagctgtgcTCCACAAGATAGTAGATTCCGGAGGGGAAGGCAAGAACCTCAGCATATATCAGCCACCATCTTCAcaatgtggcaggacaccaggatcaccagtagctcatgggtgagaaagcatctctgatggtgctttgatttagacagttcacagcctcagaactgtaagcttttaccctaaataaaatcctcattataaaagtcaacccatttctggtactttgcatcagcagccctgtggcaaactaagagtGGTAAATAGCACCGATGCTGAACTGCATTGTATAAGTGATGATCCAGGGAAGCAAGTGAACAAAAAGGATCAATAGCTCTACAAGCCTGAAGTTGCAGTCGTGGTTGGGGCAAGCTTGTGTCCTAATATGAGGCTGCACTCACTCACAAAGTAGAGATGAAAAGACTTGAGTGGAAAGTTAAAGTGAGGGCAGATTTGAAAATGGCCTGAACTTTGAATGTACTCCCTTACCCACACAAAGATCTTTGGAGGTAGACAAAAAAACGTCTGTCTCAAGATGTTTGAGCAAAACCTATCTAAGCACTGGTTGACCACTAGGCTTTGCAGATGGGAGGCAACCCCTAAAAAGccatgcttaaaaataaaaacaagagtaaaaatatactggaagtggatgtggcttaagtggatAGGTCAATTTGGGCTCTCACCtatacatgggaggtctgtggttcagtccCTGTtgcttcctaaaaaagacagagctggcatgatgggaaagcatggcaagctgacacaacaagagacacaagaagaaaaacataatgagagacacaacaaaacaggaaacagaggttcctggtgcctcctaaagaggatgagcaggacagcaagctggcatgacaggcaggcgtggcgagctgatgtgacaagatgacgcaacaagagacacaagaagaaaaacataacgaaagagacaacaaagcaaggaatggaggtggcttaagcaattaggctcctccctcccaaatcagaggtcctgggtctgTTTCAGGTGTCTGCTAAAGAagcaaagatgaacagacacagcaagtgcaaacaatggggggttggggagagataaataaaataaatcttttttaaaaagtataaccattgttttctttctctcccatccactctcttttaaaatgagCAGAAAGATCAGcatacatttatatgaaatgtaccACAAAAGGCAAGGAGAGAAACAGAAAGCACGGGTAGAAGTAGGACTTTAAATGCAATGAGATATTAAGGGACATTTTGCAATAATGGAAATTTTCTGAAACTGGACTCTTGTGGTGGCTGTGTAAGTCTACAAAATCTACTAAAAATTGACTTGCATCCTTACAATGGGAGAGTTTTATGGTATATGAACTATATCTCGATATAgctgtttgtttaaaaaaataacacatgcttagaaaaatagagaacaaaaaaacaataaagagaattaacaaaaccaaaagtaaattctttgaaaagatcaataaaattgccaaacccttagctaaactaacagaaaaaaaagaagatgcaagtaaataaaatcagaaatgacagtAGACTGGATTtagacaaacctaccaagttcatgttaatgggacaaaacagtctcttcaacaaatgatgctggaagaactggatatctataaccaaaagaatgaaataggacCACTCTTtcacttcctatacaagaatcaactcaaaataggtcaaagacctaaacataaaaagcCAGTACCATAACACTACTAGCAGAaaatgactttgtcaaaagggtgcaAAGGCatccaactcaatgggagaaaatatttggaaattacatgttgtagcagtttgatataattgatgaattccaaaaagaaatattggattatgtttgttatctgatctgtacctgggcatgactgagttatgattagggcgttatgtcaccaccccttggtgggtggggattcacagataaaagggatAGTGAAAAACAGaattggggatttctgatgttagagtttgatgctgaagacccgggaagtcagcactaGGAAAGAGGAGCCAGCACTAgggaggaaggaaacttgaacctggagaaaaggaagccccaggaacataggaacccaggaagcctgaatccttgcagacgtcgtcagccatcttgctccatatagactttggtgagggaagtaatttacgctttatggcctggtatctataagctcctaccccaaataaataccctttataaaaaccaaccagtttctggtattttgcaccagcacccctttggctgactaataaacatgtctgataagggtttaacatccaggatatataaagagatgttacaactcaataataaaaaggcaaacgacccaattaaaaaatgggcaaaagacttgaatagacatttgtccaaagaaaaaatacaaatggcaaaaaaaaaacccacatgaaataatgctcaatatcactagtaattagggaatgcaaatcaaaactacaatgagatatcattttacacctatcagaatggccattattaaaaagagaactacaagtgctggagaggatgtggagagataagaacacttattcactgttggtagggatgcagaatggtacagctactgtggaggactgtttggcagttcctaaagaagcttaatATACACTTGCCCTgtgactcagcaataccactactgggtatacacccagaagaactgagagcagtgacacaaacagaaatctgcacactgatgttcacaatggtgttattcacaactgccaaaatttggaaacaacccaggtgtccatctaccaatgagtgaaaaacaaactgtgatgtattcacacaggaaatattatgcagctgtaagaagaaatgaagttgtaaatcatatgacaacatggataaacctggaggacattgttgagtgaagcaagccagagagaaaaggacaaatactgcatgactgcattactatgaagtAAACAGTGTGTAACATACTatgtggttccatttatataaaatgcaaatacaaattactttataaagatgaaatttggtGGATATGTAGGGCTaaggaaggcatgctaagggatatagagtttttctttttattttattattattaaagatttatttattcttctgtgtctgcttgtcttctctttaggcagcaccaagaactgatcccaggaccttctggagtgggagggaggtgctcaatctctttcACCACCTCAGGTTCTAggtctactgcatctcttattgtctctctctgtgtctctctttttctttaaagatttatttatttatttatttctctccccttccccaccccctaccccagttgtctgttctctgtgtctatttgctgcgtcttctttgtccgcttctgttgttgtcagcagcatgggaatctgtttctttttgttgcatcatcttgttgtgtcaggtctccgtgtaggtggcaccattcctgggcaggctgcactttcttttgcgcagggcggctctccttatggggcacactctttgcggcgcgtggggctcccctacgcaggggacacccctgcatggcagggcactccttgcgtgcatcagcactgcacatgggccagctctacacaggtcaaggaggcccggggtttgaaccacggacctcccatgtggtagacagacgccctaaccactgggccaagtccaccacctgtgtctctctttttgttgcattatcttgctgcaccaggtctCTGCTTAGGCCAGCTTGcgacgtgggccagcactcctgtgagagccagcactctgctcacatccgttcaccacatgggccagcactctgcatgggccagctctctgcttgggccagcttaccacatgggacagcttgccttcaccaggaggcccaggaattgaactctggacctcccatatggtagacaggagcccaatcacttgagtcaacatctgcttcccaagttattctttttagagtaatgaaataattctaaaattttttgcaatggtgaatgcacaacattgtgattatactaaaagctactgattacacactttagatagattatatagtatgtgaatatatctcaataaaactgcttaataaataaatgaatcattgtacaataatagccagaaatagcagctatatacagcaggggaaacataaagagattgagaggtaaagaattttcttgtttgtctggtttttgtttattattattattgaaatagtgaaaatgctctaataatgaatgaagtgatgaatgcacaactgtgtgattataccaaaaaccattgattgtacactttggatgaactctatgctttcttaatatgtatcaataaaactgtgctaaaaaaagaaatgagagtggAGACATTAGTactaatcccacagaaataaaaaggatcctaagaggacactatgaacatctatatgccaacaaattagaaaacctagatgaaataaacAGATTTctataaacacacaaacaacgaacactgactctaaaagaaatagaagacctcaacagaacAACTCCAAGTAAAGTGAAtgagtcaataataaaaaacttcccatcaaagaaaagcccaggaccagatggctttacagatgaagtctaccaatcattccagaagaattaatatcagtcctgctcaaactcttccaaaaaagtgaacaggagagaacattacctaactcattagataaggccaacattaccctaataccaaagccagataaagatactacaagaaaagaaaactacaatttCTCTTAtaactataaatgcaaaaatcctcaacaaaatacttgcaaatcaaattcaatagcacattaaaagaattataccatgatcaagtaggttttatcccagggtagttcaacacaagaaaatcaattaatgtaatacgccacatgaacaaaatgaagagaaaaaaaatacatgatcatctcaattgacacaaaaaaaggcatttgacaaaattttgcattctttcttgattaaaaaaaaaacacttagaaaaataggaatagaacatGTTAAAGGGCCTATacgaaaaacccatagctaacatacTCAACAGTGAATGACTAAAATCTGtccctctaagatctagaacaagataAGTctgcccactgtcaacactgttaataaaatatttgttttactttGCCAAGTGGCTGTAaatacaaagtatcagaaatgggcaGCTttaataaaggggatttattctgggtaaaaacttacagtttcaaggttgtgaaaagtccaaattgaggcagcataaaaggtgctttctcaccaaaatcagctactgttgatcctgtctGGGCACAGAGTAAAGCAAGACCGCCACCTCTGCTGAGGTCTCAGCagtcccctcccctccaggtgcATTGTTTCCTTTTGAGATGCTTTGTGAGccaagcctcttttttttttaggtatcagggctggcaattgaacccaggacctcctatgtgggaagccagtgctcaatcaccgAGCCACATCAGTGACCCTGAGTTAgttagtttgtttgcttgttgtttttgttttcaggaagcATTAGGGACTGAATctgagacctcccatatgggaagcaggtattcaaccactttagtcacatctgctcccaggcGCAGCCTCTTAGGAGCATTGTGCTTAAGTggtcccctagtcttctctcagaTGTCagaatcaaatatggcagcttccttttcctgtgtctgtggtTCTTTGTGTCTATGGGTTTATATGAGACCCAGCAAGGAGGCGGAGTTTCAACCTGAGTCACCCCTAGTGTAATCCAATCAAAACTCCTAAATCagtcttatcaaataatctaaccAAAGGACCCTCCAtttaatttaatgcaatcaaagagtatcacgcC
Above is a window of Dasypus novemcinctus isolate mDasNov1 chromosome 23, mDasNov1.1.hap2, whole genome shotgun sequence DNA encoding:
- the TPST1 gene encoding protein-tyrosine sulfotransferase 1, whose product is MVGKLKQNLLLACLVISSVTVFYLGQHAMECHHRIEERSQPVKLESTKTTVRTILDVKANKTFAYHKDMPLIFIGGVPRSGTTLMRAMLDAHPDIRCGEETRVIPRILALKQMWSRSSKEKIRLDEAGVTDEVLDSAMQAFLLEIIVKHGEPAPYLCNKDPFALKSLIYLARLFPNAKFLLMVRDGRASVHSMISRKVTIAGFDLNSYRDCLIKWNRAIETMYNQCMEVGYKKCMLVHYEQLVLHPERWMRTLLKFLRIPWNHSVLHHEEMIGKAGGVSLSKVERSTDQVIKPVNVGALSKWVGKIPPDVLQDMAVIAPMLAKLGYDPYANPPNYGKPDPKILENTRRVYKGEFQLPDFLKEKPQTERVE